The following are encoded in a window of Deltaproteobacteria bacterium genomic DNA:
- the asnS gene encoding asparagine--tRNA ligase, which translates to MRREKIAAILASDRVDFRATVMGWVRTKRDSKGGFTFIELNDGSCLSNLQIIADEKLPNYTGEVLKLNTGCSIRVTGMLVASPGKGQKVEMRAEEIQVLGWADPAKYPLQKKRHSFEFLRTIAHLRPRTNTFGAVARVRNTMSMAIHTFFQERDFLYIHTPIITGSDCEGAGEMFKVTTFDLRDVPCRDGEVDFQQDFFSAPANLTVSGQLEAEVYALALGDVYTFGPTFRAENSNTSRHLAEFWMVEPEMAFCELDGNIELAVSLLKHIFRDVLERCPEDMAFFNRFIDPTTLETLEGIVAKDFDVITYTEAVDLLGKAKVKFEFPVFWGCDLQSEHERYLCEKVFNRPIVLIDYPKEIKAFYMKLNPDGKTVRAMDVLVPKIGEIIGGSQREDDYDTLLERIKEAGLNPDDYWWYLDLRKFGTAPHSGFGLGFERLIQFVTGMANIRDVIPFPRTPGNVSF; encoded by the coding sequence TTGAGAAGGGAAAAAATCGCCGCAATTTTGGCCTCGGATAGGGTCGACTTCAGGGCCACCGTGATGGGCTGGGTCAGGACCAAGCGAGACTCCAAGGGCGGATTCACGTTTATCGAGTTGAATGACGGCTCATGCCTGAGCAATCTCCAGATTATTGCGGACGAAAAATTGCCAAATTACACGGGAGAAGTTCTCAAGCTCAATACGGGATGTTCCATCCGGGTTACGGGGATGCTCGTGGCCTCTCCCGGTAAGGGGCAAAAGGTGGAAATGCGGGCTGAAGAGATCCAGGTTCTGGGTTGGGCGGACCCCGCTAAATACCCCCTTCAGAAAAAACGGCACTCTTTTGAGTTCCTGCGCACTATTGCACACCTTAGGCCCCGCACCAATACCTTCGGGGCCGTGGCCAGGGTTCGAAATACGATGAGCATGGCCATCCACACCTTTTTCCAGGAGCGGGATTTTCTTTATATCCACACTCCCATCATTACAGGGAGCGATTGCGAAGGGGCCGGGGAGATGTTCAAGGTGACGACATTTGACCTCCGGGATGTGCCTTGCAGGGACGGGGAAGTGGATTTTCAACAGGATTTTTTTTCCGCCCCGGCGAATCTGACCGTAAGCGGGCAGCTCGAAGCGGAGGTCTACGCCCTGGCCTTGGGAGATGTCTATACCTTCGGCCCCACCTTCAGGGCGGAAAACTCAAACACCTCGCGGCACCTCGCGGAGTTCTGGATGGTGGAGCCTGAAATGGCCTTTTGCGAACTGGATGGAAACATCGAGCTGGCCGTTTCTCTCCTGAAGCACATCTTCCGTGACGTGCTTGAACGGTGCCCAGAAGACATGGCCTTTTTCAACCGCTTCATCGATCCTACCACCCTTGAAACCCTTGAAGGAATCGTTGCCAAGGATTTCGATGTCATTACTTACACCGAGGCCGTGGATCTCCTGGGCAAGGCCAAGGTGAAATTCGAGTTTCCTGTCTTCTGGGGATGCGACTTACAATCGGAACACGAGAGGTATCTCTGCGAAAAGGTTTTCAACCGCCCCATCGTTCTCATCGACTATCCGAAGGAGATCAAGGCCTTTTACATGAAACTCAACCCGGACGGCAAGACCGTCCGGGCCATGGACGTCCTGGTGCCAAAGATCGGTGAGATTATCGGTGGGAGCCAGAGGGAGGATGATTACGATACGCTTCTTGAAAGAATAAAGGAAGCAGGGCTGAACCCTGATGATTACTGGTGGTACCTGGACCTGAGGAAGTTCGGCACCGCCCCCCATTCCGGCTTCGGTCTGGGTTTCGAGCGGTTGATCCAGTTCGTGACAGGGATGGCCAATATCCGGGACGTAATCCCCTTTCCCAGGACCCCCGGCAACGTGAGTTTTTAA
- the serC gene encoding 3-phosphoserine/phosphohydroxythreonine transaminase yields MGKRIHNFNAGPAALPLPVLEEIQEEFLDFKGSGMSITEISHRSKWFDDVINDAVERTKRLLGLGEDFHVLFIQGGASLQFCMIPMNLALEGRPVDYIDTGTWSTKAIKEARIQGKDVRVIASSEDKNFSYIPKEYRVDEDAAYLHFTSNNTIKGTQWSTFPEAGDVPLICDMSSDIMSRPFDAKPFGLIYAGAQKNIGPAGTALVIIRKDMLERVPEGIPTMLKYTTFSEKNSMYNTPSCFTIYVIDLVLKWLEETIGGLAEMERVNREKGKLIYDFIDKSDFYRGTAEPDSRSLMNVTFRCPTEELETKFVAEALKEGLGGLKGHRSVGGCRASIYNATGIDAVKALVDFMGEFERREG; encoded by the coding sequence ATGGGAAAGAGAATTCACAATTTTAACGCCGGACCCGCTGCACTCCCTTTACCAGTCCTTGAGGAGATCCAGGAAGAATTTCTCGATTTCAAGGGCTCGGGAATGTCCATCACAGAGATCAGCCACAGGTCGAAATGGTTCGATGATGTCATAAATGACGCCGTTGAACGAACCAAGAGACTGCTCGGGCTGGGAGAAGATTTTCACGTGCTCTTCATCCAGGGGGGTGCCAGCTTACAGTTTTGTATGATTCCCATGAATCTGGCCCTGGAAGGGAGGCCCGTGGACTACATAGATACGGGAACCTGGTCCACCAAGGCCATCAAGGAGGCAAGAATCCAGGGGAAGGACGTCCGGGTGATCGCCTCCTCGGAAGATAAAAACTTCTCCTATATCCCGAAGGAGTACCGGGTGGACGAAGATGCCGCCTATCTCCATTTTACTTCCAACAACACCATCAAGGGGACCCAGTGGAGCACCTTTCCTGAGGCGGGAGACGTACCCCTGATTTGCGACATGTCCTCCGATATCATGAGCCGTCCCTTCGACGCCAAGCCTTTCGGCCTGATCTATGCCGGGGCCCAGAAGAACATCGGTCCTGCGGGCACCGCTCTGGTTATTATCCGAAAGGACATGCTTGAAAGGGTCCCTGAGGGGATCCCCACCATGTTGAAATACACCACCTTCTCCGAAAAAAACTCCATGTACAATACGCCTTCCTGTTTTACGATCTACGTCATCGACCTGGTCCTGAAATGGCTGGAGGAGACCATCGGCGGCCTGGCCGAGATGGAACGGGTCAACCGGGAGAAAGGGAAGCTCATATATGACTTCATCGACAAGTCCGATTTTTACAGGGGCACGGCGGAACCCGACAGCCGGTCCCTGATGAACGTAACATTCCGGTGCCCCACCGAAGAGCTGGAAACCAAGTTCGTTGCCGAGGCCCTGAAAGAAGGCCTCGGGGGGCTTAAAGGGCATCGATCCGTCGGGGGTTGCCGGGCGTCCATCTATAACGCCACGGGCATCGATGCAGTGAAGGCCCTTGTCGATTTCATGGGCGAATTCGAAAGGAGAGAGGGTTAA
- a CDS encoding AAA family ATPase: MKIAISGKGGVGKTTFASFLIKALADRGTKVLAIDADPDANLAQALGFQGREDIVPISEMKALIEERTEAKVGSMGSFFKLNPKVDDLPEKLSIRINGIRLMVLGGVKKGGAGCICPESTLLKSLVRHLVLARDEAVVLDMEAGLEHLGRGTAMAVDRLIVVVEPGRRSIETANHIRSLAGDIGLKKVSLVGNKIRKDEDRDFLLRHMPGFEFIGFIPFGEGIIEADLQGRPPFEKESSTLAVVNEMIEKLEQDG; the protein is encoded by the coding sequence ATGAAAATCGCTATCAGCGGCAAGGGGGGTGTGGGGAAAACCACCTTTGCCAGTTTCCTGATCAAGGCATTGGCTGACAGGGGCACGAAGGTGTTGGCCATTGACGCGGACCCGGACGCCAATCTCGCCCAGGCCCTGGGTTTTCAGGGCCGGGAAGATATCGTACCTATCTCCGAGATGAAGGCATTGATCGAGGAAAGGACGGAGGCCAAGGTCGGATCCATGGGCTCCTTTTTCAAACTAAATCCCAAGGTGGACGACCTGCCAGAGAAACTTTCGATCAGGATCAACGGCATACGACTGATGGTCCTGGGAGGAGTAAAAAAGGGCGGTGCTGGATGTATATGTCCTGAGAGCACACTCCTTAAGAGTCTGGTTCGCCACTTGGTCCTTGCCCGGGATGAGGCCGTAGTCCTGGACATGGAGGCAGGGCTGGAGCACTTGGGCCGTGGCACGGCCATGGCGGTGGATAGGCTGATCGTCGTTGTCGAACCGGGGAGGCGCAGCATCGAGACGGCAAATCATATTCGGTCCCTGGCCGGGGACATCGGGCTGAAGAAGGTGAGCCTGGTAGGAAACAAGATACGGAAGGATGAAGACCGGGACTTTTTGCTCCGGCACATGCCGGGCTTCGAGTTTATCGGATTCATCCCCTTCGGAGAAGGCATCATCGAGGCCGACCTCCAGGGCCGTCCGCCCTTTGAAAAGGAGAGCAGCACACTGGCGGTGGTAAACGAGATGATCGAAAAACTGGAGCAGGATGGATAA